A region of Streptomyces deccanensis DNA encodes the following proteins:
- a CDS encoding TetR/AcrR family transcriptional regulator has product MQSQAKIRERERHILTVAVELLSEVGFDRLTFDAMATRAGVSKTTLYRRWPTKHDLVIDAVRRRVDFSFTVSDQGGFRADVLEALRLLSNWLKRDGAMLRNLVDAGRRDADLREATERQIAQPLDGMWEEVIDRAQGRGELRSGVDLSWLSELAQGVLLNRILVADVPVTDAFLERLTDEILLPAFAHSD; this is encoded by the coding sequence GTGCAATCCCAGGCGAAGATCAGAGAACGCGAACGCCACATCCTCACCGTCGCCGTTGAACTACTCAGCGAGGTCGGTTTCGACCGGCTGACCTTCGACGCCATGGCGACCAGGGCAGGCGTGTCCAAGACGACCCTCTACCGGCGCTGGCCGACCAAGCATGACCTGGTCATCGACGCCGTACGCCGACGGGTGGACTTCTCCTTCACCGTGTCCGACCAGGGCGGTTTCCGCGCCGATGTCCTGGAGGCGCTGCGGCTGCTCAGCAACTGGCTCAAGCGTGACGGCGCCATGCTGCGCAACCTCGTGGACGCGGGCCGCCGCGACGCGGACCTGCGCGAGGCGACCGAGCGGCAGATCGCCCAGCCTCTCGACGGCATGTGGGAGGAGGTCATCGACCGGGCCCAGGGCCGCGGTGAGCTGCGCTCCGGCGTGGACCTGTCCTGGCTCAGCGAGCTGGCGCAGGGCGTGCTGCTCAATCGGATTCTCGTGGCGGACGTCCCCGTCACCGACGCGTTCCTGGAACGCCTGACGGACGAGATCCTCCTCCCCGCCTTCGCGCACTCCGACTGA
- a CDS encoding glycoside hydrolase family 2 protein: protein MTGLPSRRLVLSGAAAGALASLAGIPTAGTASAAVTYTAPDPRVWIHLNDGWRFIRADVTGAQASGFDDSGWTSVTTPHTWNAADGADGGGNYHRGVGWYRRHYTVPSTMAGKRLYLQFAGVNQVADVWVNGTYLGQHKGGYSRFRFDATAVLVPGQDNVIAVKVTNTRDTNIAPVSADYTFQGGIYRNVSLWAVDELHVRMTDYAGPGVYLRQSNVTAASATVTVTTKLWNDSSTTRSVVVRTVITDKSGTVVAETSSTARTVPAGTGAEIGQTVRIDNPRLWNGLADPYLHNASVEIHDVTGGGDRITDVVTERLGLRSLAVDADTGFHLNGSHLHLHGVNLHQDRAVKGWALSDADHTQDFDLLRELGANAVRMAHYQHDQKDYNLADERGLLVWAEIPLVDIVTDSAAFTTSTQNQLRELIRQNYNHPSIAFWGIGNELIDYNGTATNKLLASLAGIIDSEDPDRLSTYAVRGEDPDTAQAGLHTETTGFNKYYGWYYGSKDGDLGAWADNLHATSPSRRIAMSEYGVGASTTQHALNPPKPAPGGSWHPEEYQSLFHEAAWKQLAERPYIWGTFVWAMFDFASDGRNEGDRPGINDKGLVTRDRQIRKDAFHWYKANWASTPTLHITSRRWTQRTDATTELKVYSNAERVTATLNGVTLSTLSSGDHIFRWPDITLRPGQNTVTVTATINGSTHTDSVNWTLG from the coding sequence ATGACAGGTTTGCCCAGTCGCCGGCTGGTACTGAGCGGGGCGGCCGCGGGAGCGCTGGCCTCGCTGGCCGGGATCCCGACTGCCGGTACCGCGTCCGCCGCCGTGACGTACACGGCACCCGATCCGCGGGTGTGGATCCACCTCAACGACGGGTGGCGATTCATCAGAGCAGACGTCACAGGTGCGCAGGCCTCCGGATTCGACGACTCCGGGTGGACGTCCGTCACCACGCCCCACACCTGGAACGCCGCCGACGGAGCCGACGGCGGCGGCAACTATCACCGCGGAGTGGGCTGGTACCGCCGCCACTACACCGTGCCGTCCACGATGGCCGGCAAGAGGCTGTACCTGCAGTTCGCCGGGGTCAACCAGGTCGCCGACGTCTGGGTGAACGGCACGTACCTCGGGCAGCACAAGGGCGGGTACTCCCGCTTCAGGTTCGACGCCACCGCCGTGCTCGTCCCGGGGCAGGACAACGTCATCGCGGTCAAGGTGACCAACACCCGCGACACCAACATCGCGCCGGTGAGCGCGGACTACACCTTCCAGGGTGGCATCTACCGCAACGTGAGCCTGTGGGCCGTCGACGAGCTCCATGTGCGGATGACGGACTACGCGGGCCCCGGCGTCTACCTGCGGCAGAGCAACGTGACCGCGGCGTCGGCCACGGTCACCGTCACCACGAAGCTGTGGAACGACAGCAGCACCACCAGATCGGTGGTCGTCCGCACCGTCATCACCGACAAGAGCGGGACCGTCGTCGCGGAGACCAGCAGTACCGCGCGGACCGTCCCCGCGGGCACCGGCGCGGAGATCGGGCAGACCGTCCGCATCGACAACCCACGTCTGTGGAACGGCCTGGCGGACCCCTACCTCCACAACGCCAGTGTCGAGATCCATGACGTCACCGGGGGCGGCGACAGGATCACCGATGTGGTGACCGAACGCCTGGGCCTGCGCTCCCTCGCCGTCGACGCCGACACCGGCTTCCACCTCAACGGCAGCCACCTCCACCTGCACGGCGTCAACCTGCACCAGGACCGGGCCGTCAAGGGCTGGGCCCTCTCCGACGCCGACCACACCCAGGACTTCGACCTCCTCCGGGAGCTCGGCGCCAACGCCGTCCGGATGGCGCACTACCAGCACGATCAGAAGGACTACAACCTCGCCGACGAACGCGGGCTGCTCGTGTGGGCGGAGATCCCGCTGGTCGACATCGTCACCGACTCGGCGGCCTTCACCACCAGCACCCAGAACCAACTGCGGGAACTGATCCGGCAGAACTACAACCACCCGTCGATCGCCTTCTGGGGCATCGGCAACGAACTGATCGACTACAACGGCACCGCCACGAACAAGCTGCTCGCGTCACTGGCCGGCATCATCGACTCCGAGGACCCGGACCGCCTCTCCACGTACGCGGTGCGGGGAGAGGACCCCGACACCGCGCAGGCGGGACTGCACACGGAGACCACGGGCTTCAACAAGTACTACGGCTGGTACTACGGCTCCAAGGACGGTGACCTCGGCGCGTGGGCCGACAACCTGCACGCCACCTCCCCCTCCCGCAGGATCGCCATGTCGGAGTACGGCGTCGGCGCCAGCACCACCCAGCACGCCCTCAACCCGCCCAAGCCGGCTCCGGGCGGATCCTGGCACCCCGAGGAGTACCAGTCGCTGTTCCACGAGGCGGCGTGGAAGCAGCTCGCCGAGCGTCCGTACATCTGGGGCACGTTCGTCTGGGCCATGTTCGACTTCGCCTCCGACGGCCGCAACGAAGGGGACCGGCCCGGGATCAACGACAAGGGCCTCGTCACCCGCGACCGGCAGATCCGCAAGGACGCCTTCCACTGGTACAAGGCCAACTGGGCGAGCACTCCCACGCTCCACATCACCAGCCGCCGCTGGACCCAGCGGACCGATGCCACGACCGAACTGAAGGTCTACTCCAACGCGGAGCGGGTCACCGCCACCCTCAACGGCGTCACCCTGTCCACGCTGAGCAGCGGCGACCACATCTTCCGGTGGCCCGACATCACCCTCAGACCGGGCCAGAACACCGTGACGGTGACCGCGACCATCAACGGCTCCACGCACACGGACAGCGTCAACTGGACACTCGGCTGA
- a CDS encoding siderophore-interacting protein — MPRYKSPTRRRMLRATVSRTERTSPSFVTLTLQGPDLADFDPMGADQSCRLFFRRDGQRELAMPTASHNGWLAQFLLMRPAVRPWVRLYTVRAFRPDACEMDIEFVLHGGHGDHGAPGEQGGVGPASAFALRARPGDPVGLFPEGIGYLPTPAARSQLLVGDESAVPAILFILEQSPHDLTGDAYLEVPTADDVRAVTAPDGVTVHWLPRDDHAAVPGQLALRTVTSSWKPTPDQRVYCWVAGESGLPTGLRRHLVKEGGVPKSDISFLGYWKHGRSSHG, encoded by the coding sequence ATGCCCCGATACAAGTCACCGACTCGGCGCAGGATGCTCCGCGCCACCGTCTCCCGTACCGAACGCACCAGCCCGAGCTTCGTCACCCTCACCCTGCAAGGCCCCGACCTGGCGGATTTCGACCCCATGGGCGCCGACCAGTCGTGCCGGCTGTTCTTCCGCCGTGACGGCCAGCGGGAACTCGCCATGCCGACCGCCTCGCACAACGGGTGGCTGGCCCAGTTCCTGCTCATGCGGCCGGCCGTCCGCCCCTGGGTCCGCCTCTACACCGTGCGAGCGTTCCGCCCCGACGCATGTGAGATGGACATCGAGTTCGTCCTGCACGGCGGCCACGGAGATCACGGTGCCCCCGGAGAGCAGGGCGGCGTGGGCCCCGCCTCCGCGTTCGCCCTGCGTGCCCGTCCCGGTGACCCGGTCGGGCTGTTCCCCGAGGGGATCGGCTACCTCCCCACCCCGGCCGCCCGGTCCCAGCTGCTCGTCGGCGACGAGAGCGCCGTACCGGCCATCCTGTTCATCCTGGAACAGTCACCGCACGATCTCACCGGCGACGCCTACCTTGAAGTGCCTACTGCCGACGACGTCCGAGCGGTCACGGCACCCGACGGCGTCACCGTCCACTGGTTGCCCCGCGACGACCACGCCGCCGTCCCGGGGCAACTGGCCCTCAGGACGGTCACGTCCTCCTGGAAGCCGACCCCGGACCAGCGTGTCTACTGCTGGGTGGCGGGCGAAAGCGGCCTGCCCACCGGCCTGCGGCGCCACCTGGTCAAGGAAGGGGGCGTCCCGAAGTCCGACATCTCCTTCCTCGGCTACTGGAAACACGGCAGGAGCAGCCACGGCTGA
- a CDS encoding beta-galactosidase: protein MTTERRLRLPGLAYGGDYNPEQWPEDVWAEDMALMREAGVTMVSVGIFSWALLEPSEGVYDFSRMDKILTLLHENGIAADLATPTACPPAWFFRAHPEALPVDKDGRTLSYGSRQTFCPSSPAYRTAALRIAGALAERYADHPAVAMWHVHNEYGCHNAACYCDTSAAAFRTWLKAKYGNDLNALNHAWGTTFWSQWYYDWEEIIPPRATGADPNPTHQLDWRRFCSDELLSLFTAERDVLRRAAPDTPATTNFMVMHNFDKLDYWRWAPELDIVSNDHYLLATDTESETDIALCGDLVRSLADGPWLLMEHSTGAINWQPVNRAKTPGEMRRNALAHVAHGADGIAYFQWRAAKAGAEQWHSAMLPHAGTDSQIWRDVVQLGADLRSLAEVRGSTGVARVAIVWDWNARWAMELPCQPSGELRFQDLVRHWYAGLWRAGVAVDFVRPDTPDLDRYQLVLAPSLYLVDDAGAANLAAFTERGGTLAVGFHSGAVDENCHVRLGGYPGAFREVLGVYGDELFPLLPGRSVGLAGQVPQGATADLWTERLRLTGAKAVATYGDGPLAGVPAITRNSYGSGTAWYLATHPDPTTLAAVLERVCQDAGVGPEREVPAGVEVVRRRGTDADYLFLIDHAGRGAEVPADGVELLTGKPVNGSVTVPEGGVAVVREEFPASTPRK, encoded by the coding sequence GTGACCACCGAACGCCGTCTTCGCCTGCCCGGCCTCGCCTACGGCGGCGACTACAACCCCGAACAGTGGCCGGAGGACGTGTGGGCCGAGGACATGGCCCTGATGCGCGAGGCCGGGGTGACCATGGTCAGCGTCGGCATCTTCTCCTGGGCCCTGCTGGAGCCGTCCGAGGGCGTCTACGACTTCTCCCGCATGGACAAGATCCTGACGCTGCTCCATGAGAACGGCATCGCCGCCGATCTCGCCACCCCGACGGCCTGCCCGCCCGCCTGGTTCTTCCGAGCCCATCCCGAGGCACTGCCGGTGGACAAGGACGGCCGCACGCTCTCGTACGGCAGCCGGCAGACCTTCTGCCCGTCCAGCCCCGCCTACCGCACCGCGGCGCTGCGCATCGCGGGCGCCCTGGCCGAGCGGTACGCCGACCATCCGGCCGTCGCCATGTGGCACGTCCACAACGAGTACGGCTGCCACAACGCCGCCTGCTACTGCGACACCAGCGCGGCCGCCTTCCGCACCTGGCTGAAGGCGAAGTACGGCAACGACCTGAACGCGCTCAACCACGCCTGGGGCACCACCTTCTGGAGCCAGTGGTACTACGACTGGGAGGAGATCATCCCGCCCCGCGCCACCGGCGCCGACCCCAATCCCACCCACCAGCTGGACTGGCGCCGCTTCTGCTCGGACGAACTGCTGTCACTGTTCACCGCCGAGCGCGACGTACTCCGCCGCGCCGCCCCGGACACCCCCGCCACCACCAACTTCATGGTGATGCACAACTTCGACAAGCTGGACTACTGGCGCTGGGCCCCCGAGCTGGACATCGTCTCCAACGACCACTACCTGCTCGCCACCGACACGGAGTCGGAGACCGACATCGCCCTCTGCGGCGACCTGGTGCGCTCCCTGGCCGACGGACCCTGGCTGTTGATGGAACACTCCACCGGAGCCATCAACTGGCAGCCCGTCAACCGCGCCAAGACGCCAGGCGAGATGCGCCGCAACGCCCTCGCCCACGTCGCCCACGGCGCCGACGGCATCGCCTACTTCCAGTGGCGGGCCGCCAAGGCGGGCGCCGAGCAGTGGCACTCCGCGATGCTCCCGCACGCCGGCACCGACAGCCAGATCTGGCGCGACGTGGTCCAACTGGGCGCGGACCTGCGGTCGTTGGCGGAGGTGCGGGGCAGCACGGGCGTCGCCCGCGTCGCCATCGTCTGGGACTGGAACGCCCGCTGGGCCATGGAACTGCCCTGCCAACCCAGCGGTGAACTCCGCTTCCAGGACCTGGTGAGGCACTGGTACGCCGGGCTGTGGAGAGCCGGCGTGGCCGTCGACTTCGTACGTCCCGACACCCCCGACCTCGACCGCTACCAACTCGTACTGGCACCCAGCCTCTATCTGGTCGACGACGCGGGAGCGGCCAACCTGGCGGCGTTCACCGAGCGGGGCGGCACCCTGGCCGTCGGCTTCCACAGCGGCGCGGTGGACGAGAACTGCCATGTACGGCTGGGCGGTTACCCGGGCGCGTTCCGCGAGGTCCTCGGGGTGTACGGCGACGAACTGTTCCCCCTGTTGCCCGGCCGGTCGGTCGGCCTGGCCGGGCAGGTCCCGCAGGGGGCGACCGCCGACCTGTGGACCGAGCGCCTCCGGCTCACCGGAGCGAAGGCCGTCGCCACCTACGGGGACGGCCCCCTCGCGGGCGTCCCGGCCATCACCCGCAACTCGTACGGCAGCGGCACCGCCTGGTACCTCGCCACCCACCCGGACCCCACCACCCTGGCCGCCGTCCTGGAGCGCGTGTGCCAGGACGCCGGAGTGGGCCCGGAGCGCGAGGTTCCGGCAGGTGTCGAGGTGGTGAGGCGGCGGGGCACGGACGCCGACTACCTCTTCCTGATCGACCACGCCGGCCGGGGCGCCGAGGTCCCCGCCGACGGGGTCGAACTCCTCACGGGAAAACCGGTCAACGGCTCGGTCACGGTGCCCGAGGGGGGCGTCGCCGTCGTCCGCGAGGAATTTCCTGCTTCGACTCCACGGAAGTGA